Proteins found in one Panthera tigris isolate Pti1 chromosome B3, P.tigris_Pti1_mat1.1, whole genome shotgun sequence genomic segment:
- the LOC102969028 gene encoding uncharacterized protein LOC102969028, which produces MQHLIWGVLGAASFEYAGLVPRPAVPGRAAEGATCYGLNLMCQVPEHEAVQAMFCRNMCRCLFPRGAPRETRGAHARLSPPGEWLAILARKDVQNEDDSPSRLGSVLLAMPMTDAGDLLLQAATSPGPRVSLSAGGCPGPPPYRSGPRAPRALATQVSPLSWLRKPDPFLHDASLPLGLNPAPLPPGGWLGGPVPCKRAGSRDPPGSSAAPASACLPTCSALPAGQVDPPGALSPDLTHPPLLRARNHRARDSLGLTCLAVCLAVWFSLLSPHLWLPGPSRCLFCPPPACFLPFCRVQILLSLRTPVLPQRVCSRSPVLTGQAPAGKPPPPDILGCFLPWGWVGQSHHGLTQTSVPPLAPVPLVVSPWVLATACPCEPWALPRPRPRDRFGGLPPGPVASPHTSSHHCSSPRATSFHRKPRRRSALSLARGPQPGWVGRRTRRKRQEKPPEERHPAPSLPSRCSPGVSRPALCLSAPSWLRSKAPSGILHGRDLDARPGTLRLSNPSAATGTPCTRSRGTGRTQRLWTGAAPCEEGRALPASPCLATRPLTDGHH; this is translated from the exons TGCCCGGCAGAGCTGCCGAAGGCGCCACCTGTTACGGATTAAATCTCATGTGCCAAGTCCCGGAGCACGAGGCCGTGCAAGCTATGTTCTGCCGCAACATGTGTCGCTGCCTGTTTCCCCGGGGCg CTCCTCGGGAGACCCGGGGCGCCCACGCGAGACTCTCCCCACCTGGTGAGTGGTTGGCCATCCTTGCCCGAAAGGATGTGCAAAACGAAGACGACAGCCCTTCGAGGTTGGGCTCCGTCCTCCTGGCCATGCCGATGACAGACGCCGGGGACCTTCTCCTGCAGGCGGCCACCTCGCCTGGTCCCCGAGTGTCG CTGAGTGCTGGTGGCTGTCCTGGACCCCCGCCCTACCGCTCAGGACCGCGCGCCCCTCGGGCTCTGGCCACACAGGTCTCCCCCTTGAGTTGGCTCCGCAAACCGGACCCCTTCCTCCATGatgcctccctccccctggggCTAAATCCAGCCCCTTTGCCGCCAGGGGGTTGGCTGGGGGGGCCTGTCCCATGCAAAAGGGCAGGTAGCCGGGACCCTCCAGGGAGCTCTGCAGCCCCCGCCTCTGCCTGCTTGCCTAcctgctctgccctgcctgctgGCCAGGTTGACCCGCCTGGAGCTCTGTCGCCCGACCTGACCCACCCGCCCCTTCTCCGTGCTCGAAATCACCGGGCTCGTGACTCTCTTGGCCTCACTTGTCTAGCTGTCTGCCTAGcagtttggttttctttgctgAGCCCACACCTGTGGTTGCCTGGCCCCTCCCGCTGCCTCTTCTGTCCTCCACCTGCTTGCTTTCTGCCCTTCTGTCGGGTCCAAATACTCCTCTCCCTAAGGACCCCCGTCCTCCCCCAGAGAGTTTGCAGCCGGTCTCCAGTGCTCACGGGACAGGCCCCTGCTGGCAAACCACCTCCCCCAGACATCCTCGGATGCTTCCTCccatgggggtgggtggggcagagccACCATGGCCTCACCCAGACTTCGGTCCCGCCCCTCGCCCCCGTGCCTCTAGTCGTGTCCCCCTGGGTGTTAGCCACAGCCTGTCCCTGTGAGCCCTGGGCTCTGCCACGTCCCAGGCCTCGTGACCGGTTTGGGGGGCTGCCACCCGGGCCCGTGGCCTCTCCTCACACCTCTTCCCATCACTGCTCATCTCCACGAGCCACCTCCTTCCACCGAAAGCCACGCCGCAG aTCAGCCCTGTCCCTGGCACGCGGGCCGCAACCTGGTTGGGTCGGCCGGAGAACCAGACGGAAGAGGCAGGAGAAGCCCCCGGAGGAGCGCCACCCTGCACCCAGCCTTCCTTCCCGATGCTCGCCTGGCGTCTCGCGCCCAGCGCTGTGCCTCTCCGCTCCTTCCTGGCTCCGG TCGAAGGCGCCATCTGGAATCCTCCACGGAAGAGACCTTGACGCGCGACCCGGCACCCTCCGGCTTTCAAACC CCTCCGCAGCCACGGGGACACCCTGCACGCGTTCCCGCGGGACAGGCCGGACCCAAAGACTCTGGACCGGGGCCGCCCCCTGCGAGGAGGGGCGCGCCCTCCCGGCCTCTCCTTGCCTAGCCACCCGCCCTCTGACTGATGGACATCACTGA